DNA sequence from the Candidatus Zixiibacteriota bacterium genome:
GCGAAACCGCCTGTCCTTATCGTCAGGAAAGCGGGGAATCGAATGGCCGCCGACCGCCCCCGAAGGGAGCGTTAGCATGCTGCGGGGTGTGAATCTTCCGGACGAAGGCGCGAAACCGCCGGCGTGAGGAGCGTTGTTCAGGAAACCGCCATGTGCCGGATCGCCCGGGCCGCCATGGAACCGGGAGCCCGAGAGCGCAAAGCCGGCGGGCCTCGGGCTTTCCCCGGCTCTCACGCCCGCTCCCCCGGCGCTGGCGCGACCGGCGGCCACGAGCAGGACGACGATCAAAACTCCCGCCTTCATGGCACCTCCGCTTCCCGATCATAGAGGCACCACGGGGACGGGGTCAACCGCGGGCCCCGAGGCGCAAACCGCGCACCACGGGCGACCGCCACGCGACCAGGACCGCCAGCAGGATCACGACCAGCCCCATGTAGCTGACGGTGGCAGGAGCCCCGATCACGTGGGCGCCCACTCCCGCCATCAGGGCTCCGACCGGCATCAAGCCGCGATCGAGGGTGTAAAGGCTCATGACCCTCCCGCGCAGGCGATCGGGCACGAGCATCTGCAGCATCGTGTTGGTGGTCGCCATGTAGAGGATCTGAAACGCGCCGACGGCGACGAGCGCGAGCAGGGCGAGCGGGAACGAGGTCGTCCACGAGAACAAGTTGAGCGCCAGGCCGAGCAGCACGAGGCTGCCGAGCAGGAGATGACCCTGGTGGCGGATGCGGTTGGCGAGCGTGGCAAGGAGTAGCCCGGCGCTCATCGCGCCGACCCCCGGGGCGGCCATGAGAAGGCCGAGCCCTTCCGGTCCGACTTTCAGCACGTCCTTTTGAAAAACCGGCATCAGCGTCTGATAAGGGATGGCGAAGATGCGCGGCACCAGCGCAGCCGCGAGCAGAGCGAAGACTTCGGCGTTGGACCAGACGTATTCGAACCCTTCTCTCAGGCTCGCCACCGCGGAGGCGTGTCTCGCTTCACCGGGCGCCGGCGGAATCGAAATGCGGCAGATCGAGTACAACACGGCCAGATAAGCCGCGCTCTGAACGAAAAAATTCCCCGACGCGCCGAACGCCGCGATCAACAGGCCGCCGATCGACGGCCCCATGACCTTGGTGAGATTGAAGGCCGCCGAATTGAGCGCGACCGCGTTCATCAGGTCGTGCTTCGGCACCACCGCGGGGATCAGGCTCTGCCGCACGGGATCGACGAACGACCAGGCGACACCGGTGATCAGCGTGAAAGCAAAAACGTGCCAGACCTGCAGGAACCCGGACGCAACGAGGACGCCCATGCCGGCGGCGGTGGCCATCAGTACGTACTGTGTTCCGAGGATCAGCTTTTTGCGATCCATGCGGTCGGCCGCCACGCCCGCAATCGGCCCTGCAACCAGAAACGGAAAGGCGCGCAGGCCGTTGAGCGCCCCCAGGAGGACCGAGGAGCCCGTGAGATCGTAAAGCAGCCAGCCGAGCGTGACCTGCTGAATCCATTGGCCGCCGCTCATGAACAGAGTACCGAGCCAGAGGTTTCTGAAGTCGGCGTGGCGCAGCGAGGAAAACGTCCCCAGGCGCGATCCCGCGGGGAGCGCCCGGGCCCGACTGTGCGATTTCAATGTCGCCGGCTCTTCCAAACAAAGCCCTTGCGGTGACGCACGAAGCGGCACCGGATGAATTTCACGTCGCTGGCAGGCGGGTTTCGCGGCGAGTCACGGGCATGAGAGCCCGCGGGCCGCGCCTGAGGAGAAGGCGGGGAACGGCCGCTGCTCAGTTCGACTTGCCGACAAACATAGCATCATCCCAGCGGATGTAACCAGGGGGATTGCCCAGCCTCGAACGGACCTCGAGCCATTCGCCGACCGAGCGCACGACCGTCACCTTCGTCCCTTTTTTGATCTCGGATACCGTTCGCGAGCTGCCGGAGGGTTCCTCGTGCACCTGGGTGTGGCGGATCGTCTCGTAGACCCCTGGTTCGGCCGGCCGCCGGAGCACGACCGCAGGAGAGGAGTCGGGCCCACGCGGGGATCCGCGGCCGGCCCTCCGGCCGGCCAGCCGCTCGACTTCGCGGTTGGCGACGCGGAGCTTTTCCTGGGCCGCCGACAGGGCCCGCTGACTGTCCTCCAGCCTGGCCTTGAGAGTAACCAGCTCCTTGGAGGCCGCGGTCAGCTCGGCACGGCTCTTGTCGACCTCGCTTTCGAGGGCCCGGATGCGGCGATCCTGCTCCTGGATTTTCCGCTCCCGCGCCTCGAGCTCCCTGGCTTTTTCTTCGATCACCGACTGGGACTCGCTCCGCTCGGTCTGACCGCCCACCAGGAACACGCCGAGAGCGAAGAGAGCGAACCCCGCCATCAGGATGATCTTCGAGCCGAGCGGCAGTCCCGGGCGCGACGCCGCCGGACCTGGCTCGGTCGAAAACTCCTCCTTCTCGGGCCACTGCGGCGCCGGCGCCCCGCGAAGGTCGCTCTTGCAGTAGGGGCACTTCGAGGCCTGCTCCGGGATGCTGTTGGCGCACTGCGGACAAAGCCGTGACCGCTCGGAGGTTTTTGTCACCAGCGAGCGACCGTCGTTGGCGCAGAAATTGACCTCGTCGCCGTAACGCGCCGAGCAGGCCGGACATTCCTTCACGTGGATTATTTTGCGGGCAAGGGTCGTGGCCGTCAAGCGAAATCTCGCTCGCCTTGCCCGCCACCCGGCCTTCCGCTATACAACGCTCCATAAGGAGGCCCGGAATGGCATGGATCATCAGTGAACCGCAAACTCGAAAGCTCATCGGCATGCCCCAGGCCGTAAAGTTGCTGGACGCGATGTTCCGCGACCGCGCGGCCGGCAAGATGCGCGCTCTGCCCCGCCGCCGCCTCAAGGGAAGCGTGAAGCAGCTCAACGTGATGGCCGCCTGGCATCAGGACTGGGATCTCATCTGCCTGCGCGCCTACGCGGCGGACGCGAACACCGTCACGCTCTACAACGGCCGGTCGGGCGCCATCCGGGCGATCATCGACATGGGATATCTCAGCAGCCTGAGAACCGGCGCGGCGACCGGAGTCGCGGCCCGATACCTCGCGCCGCCCGGCTCGACGACGCTGGGTGTGATCGGCCCGGGCTGGCAGGCGACTTTTCAGGTGCAGGCGGTCGCGCAAACCCGCTCCATCGAGCAGGTGGTCGTCTGGGGGCGGACGCCGAAGCGGCGCAGGGATTTCATCAGGCGGATGAGCAAGCTCGTGCGGGCGGACTGGAAAGAGGTCGACAGCGTCGAGGAAGTCGAAGCGGCGGCCGACATCCTGGTGGTCTCCACGGACTCGACGACGCCCGTTGCGACGGGCGCGGCGCTCAGGGACGAGGTTCTGGTTGCGTCGATCGGCGCCAATGCGACGGTCAAGCATGAGATCTCCCTCGATTTGATCCGGCGCATGGACCTCGTCGTCACCGACGATCTCGCCACGGCAAAAGGCGACAGCGGGGATCTCGTCGCCGCCTGCCAGGCCGGCGTCACGCGCTGGGAGGAGATCGTTCCGCTGGAGCGCGTCGTGGCGTCGGGCTGCCCTCAGCCGCGCCCGAAACGGATCCTCTTCCAATCGAACGGGATAGCGGACGAGGATCTCGCCGTCGGCCGCTTCGTCCTGGGTCAGGCGAAAAGAAAGGGACTCAAGCTCAGGGCCGTGGCCGAAATTTAAAGCGCCGCTTCTCTAGGGCTTTTCGAACGCCAGGACGAAGCGGTCATCCCTGTTCCGTATCTTGACGACGCTGAAATCGCGCGGGTCGTCCGGGCGGCGCAGCATCTCCCCTTCTTTCGCGAACCTGAATCCGGCCCCGGTCACTTCCTCGATGACCAGCGCCTTGTCGATCCGGTGCAGCGTCTGGGCCGCCTGATTTCCGGTACCCACTTTCGCCGAATGATCGACGATCCCGTAGACGCCGCCGCGCCTGAGCGCGCCGAAAACCCTCTTGTTCATCGCCGCGCGCGCTGCCGGGTCGAGGTCGTGGTAGTTGAGATGGATGAGCGCGAAGTCGAGCGACGCGTCCTGCGGCAGCTCCACCCTGTCCAATGGTCCCGCGACGACGCGCACGTTGGCGAATCCCGGCTTTTTCCAGCGCTCGGCGAACTCGGGCCGGACCGCGGGGTTCGCGCTGTAGACAACGCCTTCGGGGCCGACGGCCTGCGACAGGATGGCCGTGTAGTAGCCCCGCCCGGCCCACAGATCGGCGACTTTGTCTCCCCGCTTGACCCCGAAGAACGCCAGCACCTCCGCCGGCCTGCGCACGGCATCGAGAGCCCGTTCCGCCTGGGGCCGGTCGGGATGGGCGAGGATCGTTTCATAATCTGCCATCGACGCACAACCCGCCAGCGAAAGCAGCGCAAAAAAGATGGCGATGAGGTCGCGCGGTCGGATCAAAGCACAGCCGATCATTGGAAATACCCTCCTCTCGATCTATTGCCAGCGCATGCGCAAGTATCAGGGATCGTGGTCGCTTCGCTCCGGCTCGAAACGCTCCAGCAGTTCAAACCGTCCGCCGCAAAGCGCGCTCGCGGCTGGATCGCCGGGAGCCGGAAGCTGCGGACGGAAAACTGTCATTATTCGCATTCGCTGCTCAGCTGGATGTCCACCGGCCGCCGAGCTCCGGAGCGCCGCCGGCCTGCGAGCGCCCTGGTTCTTACCGCGCTCCGCGCAACGGCACGAAAACCACGGCCACCCTGTCCTCGTAAACGACCCGGTAGCCCGGATGGCGGCGCAGCAGAAAAGTCAACGGGCGGTGGTGGTCGGCAATGATGAAATTTGCCGCGGCCAGCTCGGGGTTGGCGTCCCACCCCGGATAGCCGAGCCAGACGTTGAGCAAGCCGCTCACCCTTTCCTCCCCGTGCAGGTTGGTCCTCCCGTCGATCGCCACCGGTACTTCCGGCAATCGCCAGATCAAATACCCTCCCCAGTCCAGAGTGTTGAACATCGGTCCTTTCAGGCGATGCGTTCGGATATATTCCACGGCCCCGGCGGGATACTTCGCTTCGACTTCGGCCTGCAGCCGCGACTCCGTGAGTTGCCGCCACCACCCGATCGCGCACAATGCAGCGACCGCCAGGACTGCAGCGGCGAGAGCTTGTCGCCTCGTAAACGGAATACTCCTGCCGCCGTGGAATTCCCCAAAATAGTCGCTGACAACGGCGGTGGAACCCAGAACCAACACCCAGATGTCGCGGCGCGCGCGAAACCCCAGCAATACCCCCATCGCGAGCAGGAGCGTCGGAAACGGGGTCCATCTTCCGCTCCGCCCGAGGAGAAACACGGCGCCCAACGCCAGAAAGAGCACGATCCAGTCCGCCGGCGAGCGAAAAAACATGGGATGGAGCTCGCTGATGCTCTCAAACACGCCGCTTTGAACGGCGTACTCGACCAATGGCCTGTAAACCAGAAGGTGGTAGGGCGAGATCAGGGTGGCGACGAAGCACGCCGCGCCCGCGGAGGCTACCCGGCCGGGCGAGAGCCGGGGCGCATGGATGTCGCAGCGCAGGCGCGACGGCCGGCGGGCCAGCAGCGATTCGAGAAACAAAAGACCTACGGCGGCAAGACCGTAGACGAACTGGATATGAAGGCTTGCCCAAACCACGAAAAGCGGGGGCAGCAGCCAGAGCTCGCGACCGTTTTCCGATTCCCGGGCTCTTGCGATCAGCAGCAGCTCCAATGAAAAGAACAAGATGCTGAAAAGCCAGGGGCGGGGCGAGGCGAGGGGTTTCATCGCTCCCAGCGCCAGGGCGGCGAGCAGGACCTCTACAGACAGAGGGGGTTGCTTTCGACGCACCAGGGCGTGCACGGCGAAAGCGATGAGCAACGCCATCGCCGCCGTGAGCCAGACCAGGCCGGGGATTCCGGCAGCGACGTACACGGCGTAGGCGATCAGCTCGAAAAGCCAGCTGTACGCAATCCAAGCTCTTCCCGCGCCGTAGGCGGAAAACGGGTCCTCGAAGGGAACAGCTCCGTTCTGGAGAATCCAACGTCCGGTGCTCAGGTGCCACCATATGTCGGGGTCGCTGACCGGCAAGAGCGCCTGAGCCGGCAGAATCAGGTAAATCAGCACCCGGAGAGCCACCCGCCGAACGACCGCGATTCTATCCCGTACCTTCGCCGCTGTCGTCGGCATCGTTCGCGTGCGTTCCGTAAAGAAATGGTCGTGCCGCAGGGAAGCACCGCCGCGCCGCGACGGGAAACCACCTTTCGACGGGCGAATCGCCGTTCACTACGGGAGCCCGGTCGGGCGGTTTTCACGCATGCTGCGTTCGACCTCGTAGCGCAGGAGATCCCAGATCTTCTCCACGCACCGCGCGAAGTCCGGATCGGACATGCTCTTGATCGTCCGCGGGCGCGGAACGTCGATCGGAAACACGCACTTGACCACGCCCGGGGCGGCGCTCATCACCGCGACCCGGTCGCACAGCATCACGGCCTCCTCGATATTGTGCGTGACCAGGATAACCGTCTTCTTGTCGCGCTCCCAGATGCGCAGGACCTCCTCGCGCAGAATGAGGCGCGTCTGCGCATCCAGGCTGGCGAACGGCTCGTCCATGAGGATCACCTCGGGGTCGTTCGCCAGTGCGCGCGCCAGCGCCACCTTCTGCTTCATCCCCCCGGAAAGCTCGTGCGGCCGGGCGGCGCTGAAATCGAGCATGCGCACGACTTCCAGGAAAAACCGCGCCGCCCGCTTGTAGACCGGCTCCGGGAGCCGGCGGAACTCCGGTCCGAGGGGGACGTTTTCCTCCACGTTGCGCCACGGCATCAACGCGGCATCCTGGAAGACCATCGACACCATCGCCTGCGTGCGCCTCTCGCCGACGAATTCCACCGATCCGGTGGTGGATTTCTGCAAGCCTGCGATGATGTGCAGCAGCGTGGTCTTGCCGCACCCGGTCGGCCCGACGATTCCGAAAAACTCGCGATCCCGCACTTCAAGATTGACCCCCGCGAGCGCGCGCAGGGTGCCGCCGCCTTCCTTATCGTACTCCTTGGTGAGGTTGTGGATGACGACGCGCAAGACCTCGCTCCCGCTCCGGCGGCCCCTTGCGGTTACCGGCCGCCGAAGACTTCATGGAAGAGCTTCGCGTACCGCTCGAAATTCTCGAACACTTCCACGGGCGCAAAAGCCGGCTTGATCCCTTCCATCAGCCGCTTCTGTTCCGGCGGGGTATCGATCCGGTCCGGAATTCGGTTCATGCCGCGGATCAGCTCCTGCCCTCGCTTCGACAACACGAAGTCGATGAAAAGCTTGCCGGCGTTGGGGTGAGGGGCCTTGGCTGCCAGGCCCATCGGGTGAATGTTGGCGAAGACCGGATCGAGATAAAGCCAGTCGACCGGAGCCCCCGCCGGCTTGAGCTGCTCGAAGGTTTGCGAATAGGCCGAGAGCGCTCCCTTGAACTCGCCCGCGGCGACGAGCTGCGCGATCAGGGTACGCCCGTTGCGCAACTGGACCTGCCGGGCCAGCTCGCGCATGTAGGCCAGCCCTTTTTCCTCGCCCATCGCCTTGAGCATGGTTCCGAACCATTCGTACGCCCGGCTGTCGATCCCCAGGTTCCCCTGCCACTCCGGCCTGAGAAGGTCGTGCAACGACTTCGGCACGGCGGCCTTCGCCACCTGCCGCGTGTTGTAGCCGAAGGCGGCGTAATTGGTGTAGATCGACGTCCAGGTCGCCTGAGGGTCCTTGTAGCCTTCGCGGTAGAACTTCCGTTCGGGAGAGTCGTACGGCGCGAGCAGGCCGCGCTTCTTGAGGTTATGGCCGTAAAAGCTCGTCGCCATCACCACGTCCCAGAGATGCCGCCCGGCGCGCGCCTCGGTCAGGATCCGCTCCATGAGCTGCGCGTCCGTTGCGCGGTAGAAGGTCGCGTCGATCTTGGGGTAGAGCTGCTTGAAGCCGTCGATCAGCGTCTTCGAGTCGTTGGCGTTGAAGGAGGCGTAGAAGACCATTTTTCCTTCCGCCTCCGCTTTTGCCCTGGCATCCTGCGCCATCGCGCCGCCCGCCGCGCAGGCGACGAACGCGACGGCGCCGGCCAGTGCTCGTTTGCGCTTCCGCAGGAAGCTCGAGACCCGTAACGCAACCCGATTCATGGCATCTCCGCGAGCAGCCGGCCGTAACCGACGACCGGCTCGTTGAGGTGGAGGATTTTTTTGGTGGCCCACACCTGCGCCGGGATGCTGGAGACCACGGTCGTCCTCAAATCCTTCTCCAGCATCTCGATCACCGGCAGATTGTGCCACCCCGCGCCGAGCATATAGATCCCGTCGGCGGGACCGTGCTCGATGAAGACCTTCTTCGCAAATCCGTAAATCGCCTCCGGCGACAGCTTGCCCGCGTCCTGAAAAGGGACGTCGATCCCCTTCATCGCCGCCACCTCGAACCCGTCGTCTTCGAGGAACTTGGCGAACTTGCGGTTGAGCTCCTCCTGGAAATAAGTGATGCCGACGAGCCGCTTGAGCCCGAGAGCGCGAAAGGCGTCGACCTGCGCCATCGTCGCGACCAGCACCGGAATCCCGTACTTCGCGGAGAGCTGCGCCGAGATCTGCCGGTCGGCTCCGTGCCCCCGCACCATCGCGGGCGGCGCGCCCATGATCATGACCACGTTGGCTCCCAGCTCGGCCAGGCGCGCGACCTTCCGCTCCGCGACGGCCAAAGCGTTCTGGAATTCCTGCTCGTTTCCCGCCCGGATGCCCGCGTGACAGGGAATGAACCCCACTCCCTCGGGCATCAGCTTGATGAAGCTCTCCAGAGAGCCCGGCCGATAGGTAGGCTTGACCAGACCCACGATTCCCCGCGCCCCATAGTACATTGAGCGGCTCCCTTCGTTGTCAGAAAATCTTCACGCCGCGGCCTGGAACGCTTCACCGCTGCCGCGCCGGAGCACGGCGCCAGGCAGCGCTCCGGTGTACCGCCCGCGCTCCACGAGCGCCTGTCCGTTGACGATCGTCACCTCGATCCCCGTCGCTTTCTGCACCAGCCGCCTTTCCCCTCCGGGCAGATCGTCGACCATCTCCGGCTCGGAATCGCCGACCGTCTCCGGGTCGAACACGACGATGTCCGCCGCCAGGCCGGGCCGGATCATGCCGCGATCCTCCAGACCGAAGATCGAAGCCACCATGAAAGTGAGTTTTCTCACTGCTTCTTCGAGCGGCATGATCTTGCGTTCGCGAACCCAGTAGCCGAGAAACCGCGTCGCGTAGCCCCATCCGGCGTCGTAGACGAGGTGCGCCCCGGCGTCCGACTGCCCGACCAGTGTGATCGGGCTGCGGAGGATCTCGGCGACGGCGCTTTCGTCGCCGTTGTTGCTGGAGGTCTGGAACAACGTCTCCAGATCCTCCTCGAGCGAAAGATCGAGAAAGGCGTCCAGGACTTCCTTGCCCTGGATCCGGGCGATCTCGGCGACGCTCTTTTTTTCCAGCGGCTTGTTCTTCGGCGTCGCGGCCCTGATCAAGTAAACGAGGTCCCAGCGGCGCGAGAACCGGGAGCGAAAATGATTTTCCACCGCCTCGTAGCGAAGCTTCCGCCGCACCTCTGGATCGCGGAGAATCTCCTTTCTCTGCTCCAGCGGCGTGAAGAGAACCTGCTTCCATGTCGGCAGATCGTCGAAAACCTGCGCGTTCCTCAGGTTGAACCGGTTGTTGAAGAGCCTGGCGTTGCACAGCGGATAAGAGGGATAGCCCGCCTCCAGGCTCCGCCGCCCCATCTCGAGGAGATCGCGCCAGAGATCGGGCTGGTCCCAGCGATGCGAGATGCTCTGCCAGATCACCGGCCTCCCCTGGGAGGCGAGGCGGTCGAAAAGGCCCACCGCCTCGTTGGCCGGCATCGAGATGCCGGGAGTCCCGACCGAAATCTGGATCGCGCCCCGGTTCAACTCGCCGAGAACGCCCGCGAGCTGAAGAAGCTCGTCGCCGCTCGCCAACCGGCTCGCGATCGGGCGTCCGTCGGTGCGCATGTGAACCGGGTTGCGGTTGGTCGAAAAGCCGAGCGCTCCGCCGGCGACGCTGTCGCGCAGGATCGCTTTCATCCTGTCGATCTCTTCCTGCGTCGCGGCGCGCTCGCAGGCGGCATCCCCCATGACGTAGTGGCGGAGCGCGCAGTGGCCGACCAGCGCCGCCACGTTCACCCCGAGCCCGCCGTCCAGGCGGTCGAGGTATTCCGGGAAAGTCTCCCATTCCCATTGAATCGCGCTGCGCAGCACGCCGATCGGCATCGCTTCCACCCGCGCGAAGCTGTCGAGGATGTTCTCGCGGTCCTCGGGACGAGCGGGGGCAAGCGTGAGCCCGCAATTGCCCGGGATCACCGTGGTGATTCCGTGCCAGCAGGACGAGGTGGCGATCGGGTCCCACAGAAGCTGCGCGTCGAGATGCGTGTGAAAATCGATGAAGCCGGGCGCCACGGCGAGCCCGGCCGCGTCGATGACGCGCCGGGCGCTTCCGCTGACGCGCCCCGTCTCGACGATCCGGCCGCCGGCGACGGCCACGTCGCCGAGGTACGAGGGCATGCCGCTACCGTCGTAGATCCTTCCGCCCCTGATGAGGATGTCGTAAGCCATCGCCCGCTCCGCCCTCCAGCTAGTGAGTTCGTAACTGCGTGGACATTTTGCGCGAGCTTAGCCGCAGGCGCGCTACGATGTCAAACCACGCCCCTTGACCGGCCGGTCGGGCCGGGCGACGGAAGTTGCCACGGCCCCGTGGACGTTGCGCGAGAAAAAAAGAAAGGCTGTACAAGAAACGGTGTCTTCGGGCATGCGCCGGATTTTGCCGACCGCATGCATGTCGTCCGGCAGCCCCGCGCGCGGATGCTCGACGGCTCGAGCGCGACGGGCGATTCCCGTCAGCGGCTCTGGAGGACCTGGCCGGCGAGGTTGGTGACCTTGTCGACCCTGATGACGACCGCTGCCCCCTTGCGCTCCGGGTCCTTTTCCAGTTCCTCGGCGACCGTACGCGCCATCACCTGCTCGCGCACCGGACCGGACTCGTGGATCGTCGCGACGCCGTGGAACCGCCAGTTCACGCGCGTCTTCGGATCGCGGAACAGGACCACGACCTTGGGATTGGCCTGGAGGTTCTTCAAGTGTTGCCGCCGGGTGCGCTCCCAGTACGCCAGGGACTCGTCGTCGAAGACCATCATGCTTCCCTTGTAGCCGATGTCCGGCTCTCCGTCGGGAGACGCCGTGGCCAGGATACAAGGGCAGCCGTTGGCCAGGGCCGGGTTGATCAACTCTCGCATCTGGTCGATCAGCTTGATCATGGGCCGGATGGTAGTAAAACGCCCCGCCCGATGTCAACAGTCGATTTTCGGCGCCCAAGCCGTTCCGGGAGGCGTTCAAAGCCCTTCGACGCCGCAGACTTCGAGCGCCGCGAGCGCGTAAACTTTCGTGGCCTGCAGCAGATCCTCGATCCTCATCGCCCGGTTCTGCGCGCCGCTCATCGGCTCGCGCTGGCGCGGCGGGCCGTAGCAGATCGCCGGGATGCCGATCTCGTTGAAGACGTTGAGATCACGCCACATGCTGGTCTCCGCCGCCGGAGGCTCGGGCGGCTCGGCGCCGAAGACGCGCCGATGCGCGCCGGCCACCGCGGCGATCAGCGGCCCGGCGCTCCTGGCGATGTGCCCGCGCGAGTACTGAAACATTTTGACGTCGGCGCCGAGATCGAGCCGACGCAGGAGCGCCTCGAGCTCTCTCTTCACGCCGAGAGGGTTCTTTCCGGGCGCGATTCTCACGTCGGCGAAGATGTCGCAGAACGGGCTCGCCGCGCCGATACCCCTCTGAGAGCCGCGAACGGCGACCACCTGCCCTTTGGGAACGATGGTACCTCCGGCAAAGGACATCGTCTCGCGCTTCTCGTATTCCACGAACCACTGCTCCAGCGCGAGCAGCACGTGTGCCGCCTTTGCGAACGCGTTGGGATTTTCCCGGATCGACGCTCCGCGCTCGAGCCGGGGCGTGTACACCTCGCGTCCCTTCACCCGGATCTTGAACCACGCGGCCCCGCACTCGGCCTGAACGATGCCGAAGCCGGAAGTCTCACCCACCAGCGCATAGTCCGCGACGACTCCCCGGTCCACGAGCCATTTCGTCCCGAAACCTTCGCCCGGAAACCCGATACCTTGCTGCTGGTCCACGGAGGGCTCCCCCGTCTC
Encoded proteins:
- a CDS encoding M20/M25/M40 family metallo-hydrolase; its protein translation is MDSRTIHEKLAGAIEADRGELVDLCLKLGNLPSPHGKERRLGEAVLAWLAQRGIDGELQLITAESANAVATLPGAGSGRSLIFNAHMDTGPELGPDATEAEKKMETAWVEGDMLFGKGMINDKAQLCAFMIAMAAIKKSGIRLKGDLTLTAVAFETGEPSVDQQQGIGFPGEGFGTKWLVDRGVVADYALVGETSGFGIVQAECGAAWFKIRVKGREVYTPRLERGASIRENPNAFAKAAHVLLALEQWFVEYEKRETMSFAGGTIVPKGQVVAVRGSQRGIGAASPFCDIFADVRIAPGKNPLGVKRELEALLRRLDLGADVKMFQYSRGHIARSAGPLIAAVAGAHRRVFGAEPPEPPAAETSMWRDLNVFNEIGIPAICYGPPRQREPMSGAQNRAMRIEDLLQATKVYALAALEVCGVEGL
- a CDS encoding pyridoxamine 5'-phosphate oxidase family protein — its product is MIKLIDQMRELINPALANGCPCILATASPDGEPDIGYKGSMMVFDDESLAYWERTRRQHLKNLQANPKVVVLFRDPKTRVNWRFHGVATIHESGPVREQVMARTVAEELEKDPERKGAAVVIRVDKVTNLAGQVLQSR
- a CDS encoding SAM-dependent methyltransferase, with the translated sequence MADYETILAHPDRPQAERALDAVRRPAEVLAFFGVKRGDKVADLWAGRGYYTAILSQAVGPEGVVYSANPAVRPEFAERWKKPGFANVRVVAGPLDRVELPQDASLDFALIHLNYHDLDPAARAAMNKRVFGALRRGGVYGIVDHSAKVGTGNQAAQTLHRIDKALVIEEVTGAGFRFAKEGEMLRRPDDPRDFSVVKIRNRDDRFVLAFEKP
- a CDS encoding extracellular solute-binding protein, producing MNRVALRVSSFLRKRKRALAGAVAFVACAAGGAMAQDARAKAEAEGKMVFYASFNANDSKTLIDGFKQLYPKIDATFYRATDAQLMERILTEARAGRHLWDVVMATSFYGHNLKKRGLLAPYDSPERKFYREGYKDPQATWTSIYTNYAAFGYNTRQVAKAAVPKSLHDLLRPEWQGNLGIDSRAYEWFGTMLKAMGEEKGLAYMRELARQVQLRNGRTLIAQLVAAGEFKGALSAYSQTFEQLKPAGAPVDWLYLDPVFANIHPMGLAAKAPHPNAGKLFIDFVLSKRGQELIRGMNRIPDRIDTPPEQKRLMEGIKPAFAPVEVFENFERYAKLFHEVFGGR
- a CDS encoding ornithine cyclodeaminase family protein; translation: MAWIISEPQTRKLIGMPQAVKLLDAMFRDRAAGKMRALPRRRLKGSVKQLNVMAAWHQDWDLICLRAYAADANTVTLYNGRSGAIRAIIDMGYLSSLRTGAATGVAARYLAPPGSTTLGVIGPGWQATFQVQAVAQTRSIEQVVVWGRTPKRRRDFIRRMSKLVRADWKEVDSVEEVEAAADILVVSTDSTTPVATGAALRDEVLVASIGANATVKHEISLDLIRRMDLVVTDDLATAKGDSGDLVAACQAGVTRWEEIVPLERVVASGCPQPRPKRILFQSNGIADEDLAVGRFVLGQAKRKGLKLRAVAEI
- a CDS encoding MFS transporter; translation: MKSHSRARALPAGSRLGTFSSLRHADFRNLWLGTLFMSGGQWIQQVTLGWLLYDLTGSSVLLGALNGLRAFPFLVAGPIAGVAADRMDRKKLILGTQYVLMATAAGMGVLVASGFLQVWHVFAFTLITGVAWSFVDPVRQSLIPAVVPKHDLMNAVALNSAAFNLTKVMGPSIGGLLIAAFGASGNFFVQSAAYLAVLYSICRISIPPAPGEARHASAVASLREGFEYVWSNAEVFALLAAALVPRIFAIPYQTLMPVFQKDVLKVGPEGLGLLMAAPGVGAMSAGLLLATLANRIRHQGHLLLGSLVLLGLALNLFSWTTSFPLALLALVAVGAFQILYMATTNTMLQMLVPDRLRGRVMSLYTLDRGLMPVGALMAGVGAHVIGAPATVSYMGLVVILLAVLVAWRSPVVRGLRLGARG
- a CDS encoding ABC transporter ATP-binding protein; amino-acid sequence: MRVVIHNLTKEYDKEGGGTLRALAGVNLEVRDREFFGIVGPTGCGKTTLLHIIAGLQKSTTGSVEFVGERRTQAMVSMVFQDAALMPWRNVEENVPLGPEFRRLPEPVYKRAARFFLEVVRMLDFSAARPHELSGGMKQKVALARALANDPEVILMDEPFASLDAQTRLILREEVLRIWERDKKTVILVTHNIEEAVMLCDRVAVMSAAPGVVKCVFPIDVPRPRTIKSMSDPDFARCVEKIWDLLRYEVERSMRENRPTGLP
- a CDS encoding amidohydrolase family protein, which codes for MAYDILIRGGRIYDGSGMPSYLGDVAVAGGRIVETGRVSGSARRVIDAAGLAVAPGFIDFHTHLDAQLLWDPIATSSCWHGITTVIPGNCGLTLAPARPEDRENILDSFARVEAMPIGVLRSAIQWEWETFPEYLDRLDGGLGVNVAALVGHCALRHYVMGDAACERAATQEEIDRMKAILRDSVAGGALGFSTNRNPVHMRTDGRPIASRLASGDELLQLAGVLGELNRGAIQISVGTPGISMPANEAVGLFDRLASQGRPVIWQSISHRWDQPDLWRDLLEMGRRSLEAGYPSYPLCNARLFNNRFNLRNAQVFDDLPTWKQVLFTPLEQRKEILRDPEVRRKLRYEAVENHFRSRFSRRWDLVYLIRAATPKNKPLEKKSVAEIARIQGKEVLDAFLDLSLEEDLETLFQTSSNNGDESAVAEILRSPITLVGQSDAGAHLVYDAGWGYATRFLGYWVRERKIMPLEEAVRKLTFMVASIFGLEDRGMIRPGLAADIVVFDPETVGDSEPEMVDDLPGGERRLVQKATGIEVTIVNGQALVERGRYTGALPGAVLRRGSGEAFQAAA